One window from the genome of Oryza glaberrima chromosome 3, OglaRS2, whole genome shotgun sequence encodes:
- the LOC127768150 gene encoding putative hydrolase C777.06c: MESSSSVIFLGTGCSGALPDARCLIHPSTPPCPVCSHSLSLPPERNPNYRCNTSLLIDYCQHDGIHKYILIDVGKTFREQVLRWFSHHKIPYVDSIILTHEHADAVLGLDDVWVVQPSGCRNGLGKVPIFLTHFTMNSVAARFPYLLKNKLEEGDEGSQVIQLDWTIIEGDIDKPFVSSGLEFVPLPVMHGEDYVCLGFLFGRRSRIAYLSDVSRILPRTEHAISKSGAGQLDLLILETNELHGEGDAGSCHLTLSQTLNAVKRISPKRALLIGMNHEFEHHKENQTLAEWSSREGIPVQLAHDGLRVFIDL, encoded by the exons atggagtcgtcgtcgtcggtcatCTTCCTGGGCACCGGCTGCTCCGGCGCGCTCCCCGACGCCCGGTGCCTCATCCACCCGTCCACGCCGCCGTGCCCCGTCTGctcccactccctctccctcccgccgGAGCGAAACCCCAATTACAG GTGTAACACCTCCCTCTTGATAGATTACTGCCAACATGATGGAATCCATAAGTACATTCTAATCGATGTCGGCAAGACGTTTAGAGAACAAGTTCTTCGGTGGTTTTCTCACCACAAGATTCCTTATGTTGATTCG ATTATTCTCACTCATGAACACGCGGATGCTGTCTTAGGTCTTGATGATGTTTGGGTGGTACAACCAAGTGGTTGTAGAAATGGCTTGGGCAAAGTTCCTATTTTTCTCACCCATTTCACAATGAACAG TGTTGCAGCAAGATTCCcctatttattgaaaaataagctggaggaaggtgatgaagGTTCCCAAGTCATTCAACTCGACTGGACGATAATTGAGGGTGACATCGACAAACCATTTGTATCATCAGGATTAGAGTTTGTGCCCCTGCCA GTCATGCATGGAGAGGATTATGTTTGTTTAGGATTCCTATTTGGAAGGAGATCCAGAATTGCATATTTATCTGATGTCTCAAGAATTCTACCTAGAACTGAGCATG CAATTTCGAAGTCTGGTGCCGGACAACTTGATCTTCTTATACTAGAAACGAACGAGTTGCACGGGGAG GGAGATGCTGGCAGTTGCCACCTTACTCTGAGTCAG ACTCTTAATGCTGTCAAGAGAATAAGTCCTAAGAGAGCTCTGTTGATTGGAATGAACCATGAATTCGAACATCACAAAGAAAATCAGACGCTGGCAGAATGGTCTAGCAG AGAAGGAATACCAGTACAACTAGCTCACGATGGCCTGCGTGTGTTTATTGACCTGTAA
- the LOC127768147 gene encoding wall-associated receptor kinase 2-like: MQEAPSTRFLLFIFYLTAVSSSSGVSSAAAAGRAMSLPGCPDKCGDVSIPYPFGVGDRCAAVGLNPYFNITCDDAVRPPVPKLGDPGMQAEVLDITLERGEIRLTGFLSYVCYTSSNSSYASLPGGIFVGGTQLRVSPSRNQLTVIGCRALGLLVGGAHAGRSGSGDGDEYATGCYTYCASLNSTDADGAPCAGTGCCQAPISADLAYVGGTFPSNWTNSGWRFNPCFYALIAEVGWYSFRRRHLARVLGFVNETKPSDIPVVLDWAARDGWCPATAEEKARRKYACVSGNSHCVNSSNGMGYSCSCNQGYEGNPYLDNGCQDIDECALRRQGRQYEDVYPCKHGICINTPGSYRCKCKAGTKPDGTNFGCQQVLPMAAKVIIGLSACSIFVMALSCMLVIQLQRRKHTIEKQEYFRRNGGLRLYDEMVSRQVDTVRVLTVDELKKATDNFSDARVLGRGGHGTVYREVAIKRSKAAVDGDGDGGGCKGEFVNEIIVLSQINHRHVVRLLGCCLEVHVPMLVYEFVPNGTLFDLLHGGTAARRRPVSLGLRLKIAAQSAEALAYLHSSASRAILHGDVKSLNILLDGALDAKVADFGASALRSAMGEGESFIEYVQGTLGYLDPESFVSRHLTDKSDVYSFGVVLAELITRKKAVYEDDGGGGGGSGEKRSLSSTFLAASSRGELWRVVDRDIMDGDGVDAVVRELARVAEECMGARGEESSAMKEVAERLQVLRRVEMMEAAAGVEVVDGFNGGGLVGRHGHLDTTTTTTTSYYQSMETDKLQLDVDDLVR; this comes from the exons ATGCAAGAAGCACCATCGACTCGATTTCTCCTGTTCATCTTCTACCTGACTGCAGTATCGTCGTCGTCCGGcgtctcgtcggcggcggcggccggacgcGCCATGTCGCTGCCTGGGTGCCCCGACAAGTGCGGCGACGTCTCCATCCCCTACCCGTTCGGCGTCGGCGaccgctgcgccgccgtcggcctcaACCCGTACTTCAACATCACCTGCGACGACGCCGTGAGGCCACCGGTCCCGAAGCTGGGCGACCCTGGCATGCAGGCCGAGGTCCTCGACATCACGCTGGAGCGCGGCGAGATCCGCCTCACCGGCTTCCTCAGCTACGTCTGCTACACGTCGAGCAACAGCTCGTACGCCAGCCTCCCGGGCGGCATCTTCGTCGGCGGCACGCAGCTCCGCGTCTCGCCGTCGCGCAACCAGCTCACGGTGATCGGGTGCAGAGCTCTTGGCCTGCTGGTCGGCGGCGCCCACGCGGgccgctccggctccggcgacggcgacgagtaCGCCACCGGCTGCTACACCTACTGCGCCAGCCTCAACAGCACGGACGCCGACGGCGCGCCCTGCGCCGGGACGGGGTGCTGCCAGGCGCCCATCTCGGCGGACCTCGCCTACGTCGGCGGGACGTTCCCGAGCAACTGGACGAACAGCGGTTGGCGCTTCAACCCGTGCTTCTACGCCCTTATCGCGGAGGTTGGGTGGTACAGCTTCCGGCGGCGCCACCTCGCCCGCGTCCTTGGGTTCGTCAACGAGACCAAGCCCAGCGACATCCCCGTCGTCCTCGATTGGGCCGCCAGGGACGGCTGGtgcccggcgacggcggaggagaaggcgcggcggAAGTACGCGTGCGTGAGCGGCAACAGCCACTGCGTCAACTCGAGCAACGGCATGGGTTACTCGTGCAGCTGCAACCAAGGCTACGAAGGCAACCCTTATCTTGACAACGGCTGTCAAG ATATAGACGAATGCGCGCTGCGAAGACAGGGTCGCCAATACGAGGATGTATACCCATGCAAGCACGGTATCTGCATCAATACACCAGGAAGCTACCGTTGCAAATGCAAGGCAGGAACAAAACCAGATGGCACGAATTTTGGATGCCAACAAGTGCTCCCCATGGCTGCCAAAGTGATCATAG ggcTGAGTGCGTGTTCCATCTTCGTCATGGCTCTGTCATGCATGCTAGTAATCCAACTGCAGAGAAGGAAGCACACCATCGAGAAGCAGGAGTACTTCAGGCGAAACGGAGGCCTGAGGCTGTACGACGAGATGGTGTCGAGGCAGGTCGACACGGTGCGCGTGCTCACCGTCGACGAGCTCAAGAAAGCCACCGACAACTTCAGCGACGCCCGCgtcctcggccgcggcggccacggcaCGGTCTACCGGGAGGTCGCCATCAAGAGGTCCAAGGCggcggtcgacggcgacggcgacggcggcggctgcaaggGGGAGTTCGTCAACGAGATCATCGTGCTGTCGCAGATCAACCACCGCCACGTCGTGCGGCTGCTCGGCTGCTGCCTGGAGGTGCACGTCCCGATGCTGGTGTACGAGTTCGTCCCCAACGGCACCCTGTTCGACCTCCTCCAcggcgggacggcggcgcggcgccggccggtgtcgCTGGGCCTCCGGCTGAAGATCGCGGCGCAGTCCGCGGAGGCGCTGGCGTACCTGCACTCGTCGGCGTCGCGCGCGATCCTCCACGGCGACGTCAAGTCGCTCAACATCCTGCTCGACGGCGCGCTCGACGCCAAGGTCGCCGACTTCGGCGCGTCGGCGCTGAGGTCCGCCATGGGCGAGGGCGAGTCGTTCATCGAGTACGTGCAGGGCACCCTGGGCTACCTCGACCCGGAGAGCTTCGTCAGCCGCCACCTCACCGACaagagcgacgtgtacagcttcggcgtcgtcCTCGCGGAGCTCATCACCCGCAAGAAGGCGGTGTacgaagacgacggcggcggcggcggaggctccGGCGAGAAGCGGTCGCTGTCGTCCACGTTCCTCGCGGCCTCCAGCCGGGGTGAGCTCTGGAGAGTGGTGGACCGCGACAtcatggacggcgacggcgtcgacgccgtGGTCCGGGAGCTCGCGCGGGTCGCCGAGGAGTGCATGGGAGCGAGAGGCGAGGAGAGTTCagcgatgaaggaggtggcggagcggcTGCAGGTGCTGAGGAGGGTGGAGATGATGGAGGCGGCCGCAGGTGTTGAGGTGGTGGATGGCTTCAATGGAGGAGGATTAGTTGGGCGGCATGGGCATCTGgacaccacgacgacgacgacgacgtcttatTACCAGAGCATGGAGACGGACAAGCTCCAGCTGGATGTTGATGATCTTGTACGCTAG